One Dama dama isolate Ldn47 chromosome 18, ASM3311817v1, whole genome shotgun sequence DNA window includes the following coding sequences:
- the TAS2R38 gene encoding taste receptor type 2 member 38: MVTLTHIGSVPSEVRNAFLFFSVLEFAVGILVNAFIFLVNFRDLVRRQPLSHCDLVLLSLSLTRLVLHGLLLLKAIQLTHFQRLRDPLSFSYQTIIILWMIVNQAGLWFATCLSLLYCSKIVRFSHAFLLHAAIWISRKIPQMLLSVVVLSCVCTLLCLWDFFSGSRFSAVTRLLTNNSTELNLNIAKLSFFHSFLFCGLASIPSFLLFLVSSGVLVFSLGRHVRMMRAKTRGSRDPSLEAHTRALRSLVSFFCLYVLSLCAALFSMPLLTLWHSKAGVMVCVGIMAACPSGHAVILISGNAKLRRAVDTILLWAQSSLRVKVDHKTDPRMPGLC, from the coding sequence ATGGTGACTCTGACTCACATCGGATCTGTGCCCTCCGAAGTCAGGAAtgcatttctgttcttttcagtCCTGGAGTTTGCAGTAGGGATCCTGGTCAATGCCTTCATTTTCTTGGTGAATTTCCGGGACCTGGTGAGGAGGCAGCCACTGAGCCACTGTGATCTCGTCCTGTTGAGTCTCAGCCTCACCCGGCTTGTCCTGCACGGGCTGCTCCTTCTGAAGGCCATCCAGCTTACTCATTTCCAGCGGCTAAGAGACCCGCTGAGCTTCAGCTACCAGACCATCATCATACTCTGGATGATCGTCAATCAAGCCGGCCTCTGGTTCGCCACATGCCTTAGTCTCCTCTACTGCTCCAAGATTGTCCGTTTCTCTCATGCCTTCCTGCTCCATGCGGCAATCTGGATCTCCAGAAAGATCCCCCAGATGCTTCTGAGTGTTGTGGTTCTCTCCTGTGTCTGCACTCTTCTCTGCTTATGGGACTTTTTTAGTGGATCTCGTTTCTCAGCTGTAACTAGGCTACTCACGAATAACAGTACTGAACTCAATTTGAACATTGCAAAGCTCAGCTTCTTTCATTCCTTCCTCTTCTGTGGCCTGGCATCCATcccttctttcttgcttttcctgGTTTCCTCTGGGGTGCTGGTGTTCTCCCTGGGGAGGCACGTGAGGATGATGAGGGCCAAAACCAGAGGCTCTCGGGACCCCAGCCTGGAGGCTCACACCCGGGCGCTCAGGTCTCTCGTCTCTTTCTTCTGCCTGTATGTGCTGTCACTCTGCGCCGCCTTATTCTCGATGCCATTGCTGACGCTGTGGCACAGCAAGGCCGGGGTGATGGTCTGCGTAGGGATAATGGCAGCCTGTCCCTCGGGACATGCAGTCATTCTGATCTCAGGGAATGCCAAGCTGAGGAGGGCTGTGGACACCATTCTGCTTTGGGCTCAGAGCAGCCTCAGGGTAAAAGTGGACCACAAGACAGATCCCAGGATGCCAGGTCTGTGTTGA